In Aureibaculum algae, the following are encoded in one genomic region:
- a CDS encoding efflux RND transporter permease subunit: MTKKKKIVDKEFGLSSWAINNKTTMYVLIAVIFYLGIAAFFSMPRENFPEVNETKIYVSTVYPGNTAEDIEKLITDPLEDRLKSVSNVVEITSTSQEDYAMVIVEFDENITVEQAKQKVKDEIDQETSGEDWPTFNEAKVEPDVFDLSLSEEMPILNINISGNYPIEKLKEYAEYLQDEIEDIQEIKKADIRGAQDKEVEVAVDIFKMMAAEVTFNDVIGSINGGNVTMSAGNLITSGQRRTIRILGEIENPNELENFVVKSENGHAIYLKDIASISFKEEDKTTYAREHGEPVVMLDVKKRAGKNMVAAAEQIQVIVKEAVKNVFPQDLNVTVANDQSPKTIGQVDDLVNNIIFGIILVVTVLMFFLGFKNAIFVGFAIPMSMFMSLMILELLGHSLNTMVLFGLIMGLGMLVDNGIVVVENVYRLMDEEGMSRIEAAKKGIGEIAFPIIISTATTVAAFIPLGLWPGIMGDFMMILPITLSVVLGSSLFVAIFFNSVLVSQFMSIDDENMPLNRIIRTTVIIAVIGALIIIFGGDYRALGTLMVFTAIMLWVYRLYLRKWANSFQTKTLVKLENWYERMLRGALSGKMPYILSIGTFVLLILAFVAFGASLSSQRTKVEFFPDNKPNQIIVYIEYPEGTDIAKTNAITKEIENRVYKTLNQEQYLAADGQNFMVESTVSQVGAGAGNAQTDMGSAAETPHKAKITASMREFKFRQGEDSELLRQEVQKALVGIYPGVLISVEKDANGPPAGSPINIEIEGNDYNELIAVAENMREFINTKNISGIDELKIDVNKDKPAMRVVVDREKAGELGVSASQVGQQLRNSIFGSKAGIYKEDGDDFDIYVRFNKENKYNTSALFNQNITFRDNTGQIKSVPISSITTYENNSGFSAIKHKETKRVVTVYSALSPGFTDAGAIVTQIQNEMKSYEDLPENINIDYTGQIEEQNKQMTFLVGAFFTGLGLIFFILIFQFNSVSKPAIIMLAIFLSFIGVFGGIVIAGSSFVIMMTMVGIISLAGIVVNNGVVLLDYAQLLIDRKKFNLNLEKEDYLETNDLYEAIVKAGKARLRPVLLTAITTILGLIPLAIGLNINFFTLFKEFDPNIYMGGDNVVFWGPLAWTVIYGLFVATFLTLIVVPILFFLITKFKMWLRRQKENDTIESISVDEVTP, from the coding sequence ATGACAAAAAAGAAAAAAATAGTCGATAAGGAATTTGGTTTATCGTCTTGGGCAATCAATAATAAGACGACCATGTACGTTCTTATTGCGGTAATTTTCTACTTAGGTATTGCTGCTTTTTTCAGTATGCCTAGAGAAAATTTTCCGGAAGTAAACGAAACAAAAATTTATGTAAGTACTGTTTACCCTGGTAATACGGCAGAAGATATAGAGAAGCTAATTACGGATCCTTTAGAGGATCGATTAAAAAGTGTGAGTAATGTGGTTGAAATCACCTCAACATCTCAAGAAGATTACGCAATGGTTATTGTGGAATTTGATGAGAACATTACTGTAGAGCAAGCGAAACAAAAAGTAAAAGACGAAATTGACCAAGAAACATCAGGTGAAGATTGGCCTACATTTAATGAGGCAAAAGTTGAACCAGATGTATTTGACTTAAGTCTTTCTGAAGAAATGCCTATTCTTAATATTAATATTTCAGGAAATTATCCAATTGAAAAACTAAAAGAATATGCTGAGTACTTGCAGGATGAAATTGAAGACATACAGGAAATTAAAAAAGCAGATATTCGTGGAGCACAAGACAAAGAGGTAGAAGTTGCCGTAGACATTTTCAAAATGATGGCTGCTGAAGTAACGTTTAACGATGTTATTGGATCCATCAATGGTGGTAATGTTACCATGTCTGCCGGTAATTTAATAACTAGCGGACAAAGAAGAACGATACGAATACTTGGAGAAATTGAAAACCCTAATGAATTAGAAAACTTTGTAGTAAAATCTGAAAATGGTCATGCGATCTACTTAAAAGATATTGCATCAATAAGTTTTAAAGAAGAAGATAAAACAACTTATGCCAGAGAACATGGAGAACCAGTTGTTATGCTCGATGTTAAAAAAAGAGCTGGTAAAAACATGGTTGCAGCGGCAGAGCAAATACAAGTTATAGTTAAAGAGGCTGTAAAAAATGTATTTCCGCAAGACTTAAACGTAACTGTTGCCAATGATCAATCTCCAAAAACAATTGGCCAAGTAGATGATTTGGTAAATAATATCATTTTTGGAATTATCTTAGTAGTTACTGTTTTAATGTTCTTTTTAGGTTTTAAAAATGCCATTTTTGTAGGCTTTGCAATTCCAATGTCAATGTTCATGTCTTTAATGATATTAGAACTTCTGGGACATAGTTTAAATACCATGGTTCTTTTCGGGTTAATTATGGGATTAGGTATGTTGGTAGATAATGGTATTGTAGTCGTGGAGAACGTATACCGACTCATGGATGAAGAAGGAATGAGCCGTATTGAAGCTGCAAAAAAAGGTATTGGCGAAATTGCTTTCCCTATTATTATTTCTACAGCAACAACAGTTGCAGCCTTTATCCCTTTAGGTTTATGGCCAGGAATTATGGGCGATTTTATGATGATTTTACCAATTACGCTTTCCGTTGTTTTGGGATCATCACTTTTTGTAGCCATTTTCTTTAATTCAGTTTTAGTCTCTCAATTCATGAGTATCGACGATGAAAACATGCCATTAAATCGTATCATTAGAACTACAGTTATAATAGCTGTAATTGGTGCATTAATAATTATTTTCGGTGGCGACTACAGGGCACTTGGAACACTGATGGTGTTTACTGCAATTATGCTTTGGGTGTACAGATTATATCTGCGTAAATGGGCGAACAGCTTCCAAACTAAAACACTTGTAAAATTAGAGAATTGGTATGAAAGAATGCTTCGTGGTGCACTTTCTGGAAAAATGCCTTACATACTAAGTATTGGCACCTTTGTGTTATTAATACTTGCATTTGTTGCTTTTGGAGCTTCATTATCGAGTCAACGTACCAAGGTGGAATTTTTTCCCGATAATAAACCTAATCAAATTATTGTCTATATAGAATATCCAGAAGGTACAGACATAGCAAAAACCAATGCCATTACTAAAGAAATTGAAAATCGTGTTTATAAAACGCTTAATCAAGAGCAGTATTTGGCTGCTGATGGTCAAAATTTCATGGTTGAAAGTACCGTATCGCAAGTTGGTGCTGGTGCTGGAAATGCACAAACAGATATGGGTTCTGCAGCGGAGACACCTCATAAAGCAAAAATTACGGCTTCAATGAGAGAATTCAAATTCCGTCAAGGAGAGGATAGTGAATTATTGCGTCAAGAAGTACAAAAAGCGTTAGTTGGAATCTATCCTGGCGTACTAATTTCAGTTGAAAAAGATGCTAATGGTCCTCCAGCTGGTTCTCCAATTAATATTGAAATTGAAGGTAACGACTATAATGAATTGATTGCTGTTGCAGAAAACATGCGTGAATTTATTAATACTAAAAATATTTCTGGTATTGATGAATTAAAAATTGATGTAAATAAAGACAAACCTGCAATGCGTGTAGTCGTTGATAGAGAAAAAGCTGGTGAATTAGGTGTAAGTGCATCTCAAGTTGGACAACAATTACGTAATTCCATATTCGGTTCTAAGGCTGGAATTTATAAAGAAGATGGTGATGATTTTGATATTTATGTACGTTTTAATAAGGAAAATAAATACAATACGAGTGCCTTATTTAATCAGAATATTACCTTTAGAGATAATACGGGTCAAATAAAAAGTGTGCCTATTTCTTCTATTACAACATATGAAAATAATTCAGGATTTAGTGCTATTAAACATAAAGAGACAAAACGTGTTGTAACAGTTTATTCTGCACTATCACCTGGCTTTACAGATGCTGGAGCTATCGTAACTCAAATTCAGAATGAAATGAAAAGTTATGAAGATTTACCAGAGAATATAAACATTGATTATACCGGTCAAATTGAAGAACAAAATAAACAAATGACTTTCTTAGTCGGTGCTTTTTTTACAGGACTTGGTTTAATATTCTTCATTTTAATTTTCCAATTCAACTCTGTATCTAAACCCGCAATAATTATGTTGGCTATTTTCTTGAGTTTTATTGGTGTATTTGGTGGTATTGTTATAGCAGGTAGTTCTTTTGTAATTATGATGACTATGGTGGGTATTATTTCACTAGCAGGAATTGTAGTAAACAATGGTGTTGTGCTACTTGATTATGCCCAACTCCTTATTGATAGAAAAAAGTTCAACCTTAATTTAGAAAAAGAAGATTATTTAGAAACAAATGATTTATATGAAGCTATTGTAAAAGCTGGTAAAGCTCGTTTACGTCCTGTATTATTAACAGCCATTACTACAATTCTTGGATTAATACCTTTAGCAATAGGGTTAAATATTAACTTCTTTACTTTATTCAAGGAATTTGATCCTAATATTTACATGGGTGGAGATAACGTTGTGTTTTGGGGACCTTTAGCATGGACAGTAATTTACGGATTATTTGTAGCTACATTTTTAACATTAATTGTAGTACCAATTTTATTCTTTCTAATCACTAAATTTAAGATGTGGTTACGAAGACAAAAGGAAAACGATACGATTGAAAGTATTAGTGTAGACGAAGTAACTCCATAA
- a CDS encoding efflux RND transporter periplasmic adaptor subunit, with amino-acid sequence MKNIISTLIVTLLIVSCGGEKSKNSVENILETNNLEKIRAKRSELVNDQQAIHDKIKLLDEAISTIDTVQNVPLITTITAKQEVFNHVLEIQGNVTTKNLLVIYPEYNGILSKIYVKEGQKVSKGQLLAKIDDGGLSQQLSQIQIQADLAKTTFERQKRLWDQNIGSEIQYLQAKSTYESQTESVNQMKQQLGKTNIRAPFSGVIDDIITEQGSVVAAGQSQLMRIINLDNMYIETDVPESYISNVTKGKDVTVNFPVLGQEIKTTIRQAGDFINPANRTFKVEVAVPNKDKSIKPNLTAKLKINDYTNEKAVLIPQSIISENADGEQYIYIVTDKNAKEEGVAKKVIIKTGKTQGDVIEVLEGIESGSEIIKEGARSVKDGQTVKVIKY; translated from the coding sequence ATGAAAAATATAATTTCAACATTAATAGTTACACTTCTAATTGTCTCATGTGGAGGTGAAAAAAGTAAGAATTCTGTCGAGAATATTTTAGAAACTAACAATTTAGAAAAAATACGTGCTAAACGTTCTGAACTTGTAAATGATCAGCAAGCGATACATGACAAAATAAAGTTGTTAGATGAAGCAATTTCAACTATAGATACAGTTCAAAATGTACCACTAATAACAACAATTACAGCAAAGCAAGAAGTTTTTAATCATGTTTTAGAAATTCAAGGGAATGTAACTACTAAAAATCTTCTTGTCATTTATCCTGAATATAATGGCATTCTTTCAAAGATTTATGTTAAAGAAGGACAAAAAGTGAGTAAAGGCCAACTATTGGCCAAAATTGATGATGGTGGGTTAAGTCAACAATTATCACAAATACAAATTCAAGCAGATTTAGCAAAAACGACTTTTGAGCGTCAAAAACGACTTTGGGATCAAAACATTGGTAGTGAAATTCAATATTTACAAGCCAAATCAACTTACGAATCGCAAACAGAATCTGTTAATCAAATGAAGCAACAATTAGGTAAAACTAATATAAGAGCTCCGTTTTCTGGTGTAATAGATGATATCATCACAGAACAAGGAAGTGTTGTAGCGGCTGGCCAATCACAATTAATGCGTATTATTAATCTTGATAATATGTATATTGAAACTGATGTTCCTGAAAGTTATATATCAAATGTTACTAAAGGCAAAGATGTTACCGTAAACTTCCCAGTTTTAGGACAAGAAATAAAAACTACTATCCGACAAGCAGGTGATTTTATCAATCCTGCTAATAGAACCTTCAAAGTTGAAGTTGCCGTACCTAATAAAGACAAATCAATCAAACCTAATTTGACTGCAAAACTTAAAATTAACGATTATACTAATGAAAAAGCAGTGTTAATTCCACAAAGTATCATTTCTGAAAATGCTGATGGCGAGCAATATATTTATATTGTAACTGATAAAAATGCTAAAGAAGAAGGTGTCGCTAAAAAAGTTATTATTAAAACTGGTAAAACTCAAGGTGATGTTATTGAAGTACTTGAAGGTATTGAGAGCGGCTCCGAAATTATTAAAGAAGGAGCTCGTAGTGTAAAAGATGGGCAAACAGTAAAAGTGATAAAATATTAA
- a CDS encoding TolC family protein, giving the protein MNKFSLLIVCLLLTSYGFSQENSKSFSLQQAIDFALENNRTAKNALLDIDAAKKQKWETTAIGLPQVDASINYNNWLKQQVSLIPAEFFGGNTGEYAEVVFSTKQSMDATVTLKQLLFDGSYLVGLQSAKVFLEISKNAKEKTDLEIRKAVINAYGNVLLAEESVKILEKNKAVLQKNLNETTKIYENGLEEEESVEQLQITLSGVESNLNNTLRLKTLAYQMLNITIGLDLNTNTTLLDDLENLTNQNISLELLNYGENVENTIDYKIAFNDKTSKELLLKLEKSKALPTLNTFINGGYSGYSEDFSFAKSHQQWFGSSLFGVSLNIPLFSSGMRSSATQRAKINLEKSNNDLTETEQQLLLQIESAKSNYQFAIEDFQNKKKNLNLAERIEKKNQIKFFEGISTSFELRQAQIQLYAAQQEFLQTMLDVINEKAALETILNTPNN; this is encoded by the coding sequence ATGAATAAATTTTCACTACTTATTGTATGCCTTCTATTAACGTCCTATGGGTTTTCGCAAGAAAATTCCAAAAGTTTTAGTTTACAACAAGCTATTGACTTTGCATTAGAGAATAATAGAACTGCTAAAAATGCTTTGCTGGATATAGATGCTGCAAAAAAGCAAAAATGGGAGACAACGGCAATTGGACTACCTCAAGTTGATGCTTCTATAAATTACAACAACTGGTTAAAACAGCAAGTCTCATTAATACCTGCCGAATTTTTTGGAGGAAATACAGGAGAATATGCTGAAGTTGTCTTTAGCACAAAACAATCTATGGATGCAACAGTAACCCTAAAACAATTGTTATTTGATGGCTCCTATTTAGTAGGGTTGCAATCTGCAAAAGTATTTTTGGAAATATCAAAAAATGCAAAGGAAAAGACAGATTTAGAAATTAGAAAAGCTGTTATTAATGCATATGGTAATGTTCTATTAGCCGAAGAAAGTGTTAAGATACTAGAAAAAAATAAAGCTGTTTTACAAAAGAATCTTAATGAAACTACTAAAATTTATGAAAACGGATTAGAAGAAGAAGAAAGTGTAGAACAACTACAAATAACCTTATCTGGCGTTGAAAGCAACTTAAACAATACTTTAAGGTTAAAGACCTTGGCGTATCAAATGTTAAACATAACAATTGGTTTAGATTTGAATACAAACACAACCTTGCTTGATGATTTAGAAAATTTAACCAATCAAAACATATCGTTAGAGCTATTAAATTATGGAGAAAACGTAGAAAACACTATCGATTATAAAATAGCATTTAACGACAAGACATCAAAAGAACTACTGCTAAAATTAGAAAAAAGTAAAGCACTCCCTACTTTAAATACATTTATAAATGGTGGTTATTCAGGATATAGTGAAGATTTTTCATTTGCAAAAAGCCACCAACAATGGTTTGGATCTTCATTATTCGGAGTGAGTTTAAATATACCATTATTTAGTTCTGGTATGCGTAGTTCAGCTACACAACGTGCTAAAATCAACTTAGAAAAAAGCAATAATGATTTAACTGAAACCGAACAACAATTGCTCCTACAAATAGAATCAGCAAAAAGTAATTATCAATTTGCAATTGAAGATTTTCAAAACAAAAAGAAAAACTTAAACTTGGCAGAACGCATAGAAAAAAAGAATCAAATAAAATTCTTTGAAGGAATTTCTACCAGCTTCGAATTAAGACAAGCACAAATTCAATTATATGCTGCTCAACAAGAGTTTTTACAAACGATGCTTGATGTTATTAATGAGAAAGCAGCTCTAGAAACTATTTTAAATACACCAAACAATTAA
- a CDS encoding TetR/AcrR family transcriptional regulator — protein MKDKILNTATDLFLNYGFKSVTMDDIAHKMGISKKTIYQNYANKTKLVEATTLHTFNMISSGINGICALNKNPIDEIFEIKIFVMNFLKDEKTSPQYQLQKYYPKLFTALNKKQFEVMDTCVKDNLLRGLAQKLYRDSIDIDFISILYFHNMVSLKNQELFSNKQFPISSLMDNYLEYHLRGICTPKGLGVLNTIIDNKQQI, from the coding sequence ATGAAGGATAAAATATTAAATACAGCTACTGATTTATTTCTGAATTACGGATTCAAAAGCGTAACTATGGATGATATTGCTCATAAAATGGGCATTTCAAAGAAAACCATATATCAAAATTATGCAAATAAAACAAAACTTGTTGAGGCGACAACATTGCATACTTTCAATATGATAAGCAGTGGTATAAATGGAATTTGTGCATTAAACAAAAACCCTATTGATGAAATATTTGAAATAAAAATTTTTGTAATGAATTTTCTAAAAGATGAAAAGACGTCTCCTCAATATCAATTACAAAAATATTACCCTAAGCTTTTTACGGCTTTAAACAAAAAGCAGTTTGAAGTTATGGACACTTGTGTTAAGGATAATTTATTAAGAGGCTTAGCTCAAAAACTTTATAGAGACTCTATTGATATAGACTTTATTTCAATATTATATTTTCATAATATGGTTTCTTTAAAAAACCAAGAATTATTTTCAAACAAGCAATTCCCAATTAGTTCACTTATGGATAATTATTTAGAGTACCACTTAAGAGGAATTTGCACACCTAAAGGACTAGGGGTTTTAAACACAATTATTGACAATAAACAACAAATATAA
- a CDS encoding polyprenyl synthetase family protein has product MELESYKKLFLGHLSEKIEVKQPVNLYEPIYYILNIGGKRLRPVMCLLSCDIFGGKVETALDAALAIEMFHNFSLIHDDIMDAAPLRRGNVTVHNKWNLNTGILSGDALLVWAQQLLESYEGKTYKALNTLFTKTALEVCEGQQYDFDFETTFNVDVNQYVAMITQKTAVLVAASLKFGAIIANASEEDAQNVYDYGLNLGIAFQLQDDYLDIYAEEDFGKQKAGDIIENKKTFLFLKALELANEEDREKLIQFYSSKEYSEGKIESVITLFDMYKIPLLIELEIQKYTAMAIQNIENLTVSQYKKSSLVSFANRLMERKI; this is encoded by the coding sequence TTGGAATTAGAAAGTTATAAAAAGCTGTTTTTAGGGCATTTATCAGAAAAAATCGAAGTAAAACAACCGGTAAATTTATATGAACCTATTTATTATATATTAAATATCGGAGGTAAGAGGTTACGACCAGTCATGTGTTTATTGAGTTGTGATATTTTTGGAGGTAAGGTTGAAACTGCTTTAGATGCTGCGTTGGCTATAGAAATGTTTCACAATTTTTCCTTAATTCATGATGATATAATGGATGCAGCTCCTTTAAGAAGAGGAAATGTAACAGTGCATAATAAATGGAATTTAAACACAGGAATATTGTCTGGTGATGCATTGTTGGTTTGGGCTCAACAATTATTAGAGTCATATGAAGGAAAAACGTATAAAGCATTAAATACATTGTTTACAAAAACAGCTCTAGAAGTGTGTGAGGGTCAGCAATATGATTTTGATTTTGAAACTACATTTAATGTAGATGTGAATCAATACGTGGCAATGATAACTCAAAAAACAGCGGTACTCGTGGCTGCATCATTAAAGTTTGGAGCGATAATTGCAAATGCAAGTGAGGAAGATGCTCAGAATGTTTATGACTACGGTTTAAATTTAGGTATTGCATTTCAATTGCAAGACGATTATTTAGACATATATGCTGAAGAAGATTTTGGAAAACAAAAGGCAGGTGATATTATTGAAAATAAAAAAACGTTTTTATTTTTAAAAGCTTTGGAGTTGGCAAATGAAGAAGATAGAGAAAAATTAATTCAATTTTATAGTTCAAAAGAGTATTCTGAGGGTAAAATTGAAAGTGTAATCACTTTATTTGATATGTATAAAATTCCATTATTAATAGAATTGGAAATTCAAAAATATACAGCCATGGCTATTCAAAACATTGAAAACCTAACTGTTAGTCAATATAAAAAGTCAAGCTTGGTAAGTTTTGCGAATCGTTTGATGGAAAGAAAAATTTAA
- a CDS encoding PID-CTERM protein-sorting domain-containing protein, translated as MLKKYLIFLSFAVLVLTSSNVFAQGSGPEEPKGGPILPPTSPIDGGVGFLLVLGVGYAVKKLRKEN; from the coding sequence ATGTTAAAAAAGTATTTAATATTTTTATCATTTGCGGTGTTAGTTTTAACATCAAGCAATGTATTTGCTCAAGGAAGTGGGCCGGAAGAGCCTAAAGGAGGTCCTATTTTACCTCCTACTAGTCCTATTGACGGGGGTGTGGGCTTTTTATTGGTTCTTGGGGTTGGTTATGCAGTCAAAAAGTTAAGAAAAGAAAACTAA
- a CDS encoding riboflavin synthase — MFTGIIESLGEVIALKKDKTNLHITIKSKITEALKIDQSVAHNGVCLTVIEINNNAYTVTAIDETLSKTNLNKLKVNDNVNLERAMKLGDRLDGHIVQGHVDQTGKCATIEEQNGSWIFTFEYNEGTDNITIEKGSVTINGVSLTVLNSNKNKFSVAIIPYTYLHTNFSSIKINDLVNLEFDVIGKYVARLTKSYNN, encoded by the coding sequence ATGTTTACAGGAATTATAGAATCTTTAGGAGAAGTTATTGCACTAAAAAAGGATAAAACAAATCTTCATATTACCATAAAAAGTAAAATTACAGAGGCCTTGAAAATTGACCAAAGTGTTGCTCACAACGGCGTCTGCTTAACAGTGATTGAAATTAACAATAATGCATATACTGTCACTGCAATAGACGAAACATTATCTAAAACAAATTTAAACAAACTCAAAGTAAATGATAACGTTAATTTAGAACGAGCAATGAAATTAGGTGATAGACTTGACGGACATATTGTACAAGGTCATGTGGATCAAACAGGCAAATGTGCTACTATAGAAGAACAAAACGGAAGTTGGATTTTTACTTTTGAGTATAATGAAGGTACAGACAATATTACTATTGAGAAGGGCTCTGTAACAATTAACGGAGTAAGCTTAACCGTATTAAACTCCAATAAAAATAAGTTTAGTGTTGCAATAATACCTTATACGTATTTGCACACAAACTTTAGTTCAATAAAAATTAATGATTTGGTAAATTTAGAATTTGATGTAATAGGAAAATATGTAGCTAGATTAACGAAGTCTTACAACAATTAG
- the pdxA gene encoding 4-hydroxythreonine-4-phosphate dehydrogenase PdxA → MKKNETIKVGISVGDINGIGIEIILKTFEDPRMLELCTPIIFASNKILSIHKKELNIHTQTHGIDSVSKCVANKVNLVNVWKEQVEVEFGKETALGGKYALLSLQAATNSLKQNEIDVLVTAPINKHNIQSEDFKFSGHTEYLEANLEGESLMILMTNELKIGLITGHIPIQKVAETITPGLIEGKVNLMYNSLVQDFKISKPKIAVLGLNPHCGDNGVIGEEDDTVIRPTLEKLQADDKLIYGPYSADSFFGSGAYKKFDGILAMYHDQGLAPFKTLSFGNGVNFTAGLNKVRTSPDHGTAFEIAGKGEASNNSFKEALYTAMDVFKNRSEYNELIKNKLRTRK, encoded by the coding sequence ATGAAGAAAAATGAAACCATAAAAGTAGGTATTTCTGTTGGAGATATAAATGGTATTGGAATAGAAATAATTTTAAAAACATTTGAAGATCCAAGGATGTTAGAATTGTGTACTCCTATAATTTTCGCTTCCAATAAAATACTTTCAATTCATAAAAAAGAATTGAATATTCATACACAAACACATGGAATTGATTCAGTTTCTAAATGCGTTGCTAATAAAGTTAATTTGGTTAACGTTTGGAAAGAGCAGGTTGAGGTTGAATTTGGTAAAGAAACTGCGTTAGGGGGTAAATATGCTTTATTGTCTTTGCAAGCAGCAACAAATTCATTAAAGCAAAATGAAATTGACGTATTGGTAACTGCTCCTATAAATAAACATAATATTCAATCTGAAGATTTTAAATTTAGTGGACATACCGAATATTTAGAGGCAAATTTGGAAGGTGAAAGTTTAATGATTTTAATGACCAATGAGTTAAAAATAGGACTCATAACTGGGCATATTCCAATACAGAAGGTTGCAGAGACCATTACACCAGGATTAATTGAGGGTAAAGTCAATTTAATGTATAATTCGCTTGTGCAGGATTTTAAAATAAGTAAACCTAAAATTGCGGTGTTAGGGTTGAATCCTCATTGTGGCGATAATGGTGTTATTGGTGAGGAAGATGATACTGTTATAAGGCCAACTTTAGAGAAATTACAGGCTGATGATAAGCTAATTTATGGTCCGTATTCTGCTGATAGTTTTTTTGGGTCAGGGGCTTATAAAAAATTTGACGGTATTTTGGCCATGTATCATGATCAAGGCTTGGCACCTTTTAAGACATTATCTTTTGGTAATGGTGTTAATTTTACAGCGGGCTTGAATAAGGTTAGAACTTCACCCGATCATGGAACGGCTTTTGAAATTGCAGGAAAAGGTGAGGCTAGCAATAATTCATTTAAAGAAGCTTTGTATACCGCAATGGATGTGTTTAAGAATAGATCGGAGTATAATGAGCTAATTAAAAATAAATTACGTACAAGAAAATAA
- a CDS encoding YceD family protein: MKKKMFVIPFKGLKEANHKFEFQINKEFFEFYQYDDVCDANILVQLDFNKKSTLIELSFNAKGVVEVVCDLTNELFEQPIKAKLDLVVTFGEEFNDDDIDILILPHEAYEVDVSQYIYEMIILAIPSKKVHPGVKDGTLKSEILDKLEELKPKKIIINKEGSDPRWDKLKGLITDKKV; encoded by the coding sequence ATGAAAAAGAAAATGTTTGTTATTCCTTTTAAAGGATTGAAAGAAGCCAATCATAAGTTTGAGTTTCAAATTAATAAGGAGTTCTTTGAGTTTTATCAATATGATGATGTTTGTGATGCTAATATTTTAGTACAACTAGATTTTAATAAAAAAAGCACTTTAATTGAGCTTAGTTTTAATGCGAAGGGTGTGGTTGAGGTTGTTTGTGATTTAACAAATGAGTTATTTGAACAACCTATAAAAGCAAAGTTAGATTTAGTTGTTACATTTGGCGAAGAATTTAATGATGATGATATTGATATTTTAATATTGCCTCATGAAGCTTATGAAGTTGATGTTTCGCAATATATTTATGAAATGATTATATTGGCAATTCCGTCAAAAAAAGTTCATCCAGGAGTAAAAGATGGAACTTTAAAGTCGGAAATATTAGATAAGTTAGAAGAGTTAAAACCAAAAAAAATAATAATTAATAAAGAAGGTTCTGATCCTAGATGGGATAAATTAAAAGGACTGATAACCGATAAAAAAGTATAA
- the rpmF gene encoding 50S ribosomal protein L32 — protein sequence MAHPKRKISKQRRDKRRTHYKATAPQIAKDPTTGEAHLFHRAHWHEGKLYYRGQIVIDSEEAVA from the coding sequence ATGGCACATCCTAAAAGAAAAATTTCTAAGCAAAGAAGAGATAAGAGAAGAACACATTATAAAGCGACTGCTCCTCAAATAGCTAAAGACCCAACAACAGGTGAAGCACATTTATTTCATAGAGCTCACTGGCACGAAGGTAAATTATATTACCGTGGTCAAATAGTAATAGATAGTGAAGAAGCTGTTGCATAG